In the genome of Fulvivirga maritima, one region contains:
- a CDS encoding ribonucleoside-diphosphate reductase subunit alpha: protein MLVIKRDGRRESVKFDKITSRIEKLCYGLDMNYIEPVDIAKKVINGIYDGVTTVELDNLAAETAASMTTKHPDFALLAARMAISNLHKVTSKSFSNTMKRLYTYEDPKTAENAPLISKEAYGVIKKNAALLDSTIIYDRDFNYDYFGFKTLERSYLMKIDGKIVERPQHMLMRVAVGIHMDDIESVIETYNLLSEKWFTHATPTLFNAGTPKPQLSSCFLLTMQEDSIDGIYDTLKQCAKISQSAGGIGLSIHNVRATGSYIKGTGGVSNGIVPMLRNFDMTARYVDQGGGKRKGSFAIYLEPWHADIFDFLDLRKNHGKEELRARDLFYALWISDLFMKRVENNEMWSLFCPNEAPGLADCYGEEFEKLYTKYESEGKYRRQIKAQDLWFEVLEAQIETGTPFMLYKDAANRKSNQKNLGTIKSSNLCTEIMEYTAPDEVAVCNLASIALPKFVTEEGTFDHQKLYDITKVITRNLNKIIDVNYYPVAEAKTSNMRHRPIGIGVQGLADAFLMLKMPFDSEEAKGLNKDIHETIYFAAMTASMEIAQVEGPYETFKGSPVSKGIFQFDMWGVTPESNRWDWATLKQQVKKHGVRNSLLVAPMPTASTSQILGNNECFEPYTSNIYTRRTLSGEFIVVNKHLMRDLIELGIWDDDMKNRLIEANGSVQGFADIPQNIKDRYKTVWELSQKVIIDMAADRGAYICQSQSMNVHVQEPNFGKLTSMHFHAWKKGLKTGMYYLRTKAAASAIQFTVDKSAKHQPVARNAELEDQNRSDMACSLDDPDSCEACGS from the coding sequence ATGCTAGTAATAAAAAGAGACGGACGGCGTGAGTCCGTTAAATTTGACAAGATAACGTCAAGAATTGAAAAACTTTGCTACGGCCTAGATATGAACTATATCGAGCCAGTAGATATTGCCAAAAAGGTTATTAATGGAATATATGATGGTGTAACTACCGTAGAATTAGATAACCTGGCTGCAGAAACTGCCGCTTCTATGACTACAAAGCACCCAGATTTTGCTTTGTTAGCTGCTAGAATGGCTATTTCTAACCTTCATAAAGTAACTAGCAAGTCTTTTTCAAATACTATGAAAAGACTTTATACTTATGAAGATCCTAAAACAGCAGAAAATGCACCTTTGATTTCTAAAGAAGCGTATGGGGTTATCAAGAAAAACGCCGCTTTATTAGATTCTACTATTATATACGACAGGGATTTTAACTACGACTACTTCGGATTTAAAACTCTTGAAAGATCTTACCTAATGAAAATAGATGGTAAGATAGTAGAAAGACCACAGCACATGCTTATGAGAGTAGCTGTAGGTATTCATATGGATGACATTGAGTCTGTAATTGAAACTTACAACTTGTTAAGTGAAAAATGGTTTACTCACGCTACACCTACACTTTTCAACGCAGGTACTCCTAAGCCTCAATTGTCTTCTTGTTTCTTACTTACTATGCAAGAAGATAGTATAGATGGTATTTATGATACCTTGAAACAATGTGCTAAAATATCACAATCAGCTGGTGGAATAGGGTTAAGCATTCATAATGTAAGAGCTACCGGATCATATATCAAAGGAACAGGGGGTGTTTCTAACGGTATCGTGCCTATGCTTAGAAACTTTGATATGACTGCCAGATACGTAGATCAGGGTGGTGGTAAAAGAAAAGGAAGCTTTGCTATTTACCTTGAGCCTTGGCATGCGGATATCTTTGATTTCCTTGATCTGAGAAAAAACCACGGTAAAGAAGAATTAAGAGCCAGAGACCTTTTCTACGCATTATGGATTTCTGATTTATTCATGAAAAGAGTAGAAAACAACGAAATGTGGTCTCTTTTCTGCCCTAACGAAGCTCCAGGATTAGCTGATTGCTACGGTGAAGAGTTCGAAAAACTTTATACTAAGTACGAAAGCGAAGGAAAATACAGAAGACAAATAAAAGCTCAGGATTTATGGTTTGAAGTATTGGAAGCTCAAATAGAAACAGGAACTCCGTTCATGCTTTATAAAGATGCTGCCAATAGAAAATCTAACCAGAAGAATTTAGGTACTATTAAGTCTAGTAACTTATGTACTGAAATTATGGAATACACTGCTCCTGATGAAGTGGCTGTATGTAACCTGGCTTCAATTGCTCTACCTAAATTTGTTACAGAAGAAGGTACTTTTGATCATCAGAAGCTTTATGATATAACTAAGGTAATCACTCGTAACCTCAATAAAATTATTGATGTTAACTATTACCCTGTTGCTGAAGCTAAAACATCCAACATGAGACACAGACCTATCGGTATAGGTGTACAAGGTCTGGCGGATGCCTTCTTAATGTTAAAAATGCCTTTTGACTCTGAAGAAGCTAAAGGATTAAACAAAGATATCCACGAAACTATCTACTTTGCTGCTATGACAGCTTCTATGGAAATAGCTCAGGTAGAAGGACCGTATGAAACATTCAAAGGTTCACCTGTTTCTAAAGGTATATTCCAGTTTGATATGTGGGGAGTAACTCCTGAGTCTAACCGTTGGGACTGGGCTACTTTAAAGCAACAAGTGAAAAAGCATGGGGTAAGAAACTCTCTTTTAGTAGCACCTATGCCTACTGCTTCTACTTCTCAAATACTTGGTAACAATGAGTGCTTTGAGCCTTATACTTCAAACATTTATACCAGAAGAACATTATCAGGTGAGTTCATTGTAGTGAACAAGCACTTGATGAGAGATCTTATTGAGTTAGGAATTTGGGATGATGATATGAAAAACAGATTGATCGAAGCTAACGGTTCTGTTCAAGGTTTCGCTGATATCCCACAAAATATAAAAGACAGATATAAAACAGTTTGGGAATTATCTCAAAAAGTAATTATAGATATGGCTGCCGATAGAGGTGCCTATATTTGCCAAAGTCAGAGTATGAACGTTCACGTTCAAGAGCCTAACTTCGGTAAGTTAACCTCTATGCACTTCCACGCATGGAAAAAAGGCTTGAAAACCGGAATGTATTATCTAAGAACAAAAGCCGCTGCTTCTGCTATTCAGTTTACAGTTGATAAGTCTGCCAAACACCAACCTGTAGCTAGAAACGCAGAATTAGAAGACCAAAATCGCTCAGATATGGCTTGTTCACTAGATGATCCGGATTCTTGCGAGGCATGCGGAAGTTAA
- the rplU gene encoding 50S ribosomal protein L21, with amino-acid sequence MYAIVDIAGKQFKVTKDQFVYAPKLEGEEGASVEFGNVLLLGDGNTIEVGAPLVEGAKVSGKILGHVKGDKVIVFKKKRRKGYKKKNGHRQQFTKIQIEDIVGKGAKKATKKKESTEEAA; translated from the coding sequence ATGTACGCAATAGTTGACATAGCCGGAAAGCAGTTCAAAGTAACAAAAGACCAATTCGTGTATGCTCCCAAGTTGGAGGGCGAAGAAGGCGCTTCCGTTGAGTTCGGTAACGTATTGTTATTAGGTGATGGCAATACGATCGAAGTAGGTGCACCATTAGTAGAAGGTGCCAAAGTATCAGGAAAAATCCTGGGTCATGTAAAAGGTGATAAAGTAATCGTCTTCAAAAAGAAAAGAAGAAAAGGTTACAAGAAGAAAAACGGTCACCGCCAGCAGTTTACCAAAATTCAGATAGAAGATATCGTTGGTAAAGGAGCTAAAAAGGCCACTAAGAAGAAGGAATCTACAGAGGAAGCTGCATAA
- a CDS encoding S9 family peptidase: MKKITLAFIALLFMNIAFAQKEITVSDIFEKGTFSQKSVYGINWMNDGRYYSAQEGNDIVKYDVTTGEKVATILNGDDLSPSINFRGYTFSQGMDKILLMTERESIYRRSYKAEFYVYDMETKKLVKLSENGKQSYASFSPDGSKVAFTRDNNLFYVNLADMSEVQITSDGEFNHIINGSTDWVYEEELSFTKAFEWSGNGEQIFFLTFDESGVREYNMQVWHNGQLYPEDYRFKYPKAGEDNSKVTAQIFTLKNKALTQVELQGDDKEFYIARIKPTEKAQTLALIRLNRLQNKIDLLHVNMNNGEVKEVLSEKYDTYIDIDFIDELYYLKDGERFIWASEKSGYKHLYLYNTDGKLINQITNGEWEALSIAGVEEKGKKATIYYTSNEGSPLEKYFYSVGINGKGKQKLTEQQGVHNINMSNDQQYYIDYYSSATDPLKVTLYQTKGNKKIKVLEDNAALSETAKEYNLQEKEFFTFKTVDGTELNGYMLKPEGFDPNKQYPILIYQYSGPGSQNVFNSWGGGQYYWHQMLTQKGYIVAVIDTRGTGGRGADFKKITYKQLGKYEVEDHIEAAKFLGTQTYIDADRIGIWGWSYGGYMSSLAILKGADVFKAAIAVAPVTNWRFYDTIYTERYMDTPQNNASGYDDNSPTTYADQLKGNFLLIHGTGDDNVHFQNSVALQNALIHHGKQFDSFYYPDRTHGIYKDSARPHLFTMMTNWIIENL; this comes from the coding sequence ATGAAAAAAATTACACTAGCTTTTATTGCTCTACTTTTTATGAATATCGCATTTGCCCAAAAAGAAATAACTGTTTCTGATATATTTGAAAAAGGCACTTTCTCTCAGAAGAGTGTCTATGGTATTAACTGGATGAACGATGGCCGCTACTACAGCGCCCAGGAAGGTAATGACATAGTAAAATATGATGTTACCACCGGAGAAAAGGTTGCTACCATACTCAATGGAGATGACCTGAGTCCATCCATTAACTTCAGAGGTTATACTTTTAGCCAAGGCATGGATAAAATATTGCTGATGACTGAGCGGGAAAGCATCTATAGAAGATCTTACAAAGCCGAATTCTATGTTTATGATATGGAAACCAAAAAACTGGTAAAACTATCAGAAAACGGTAAGCAATCATATGCTTCATTTTCTCCAGATGGCTCCAAAGTAGCATTCACACGTGATAATAATCTCTTTTATGTGAACCTTGCTGATATGAGTGAAGTGCAAATCACCTCAGATGGCGAATTTAATCATATTATTAACGGCAGCACAGATTGGGTTTATGAAGAAGAACTCTCCTTCACTAAGGCATTTGAATGGTCTGGAAATGGAGAACAAATCTTCTTTCTGACTTTTGATGAAAGCGGAGTAAGAGAATACAATATGCAAGTATGGCATAACGGACAGCTCTACCCTGAAGATTATCGTTTCAAATACCCAAAAGCAGGAGAAGATAACAGTAAAGTTACAGCACAAATTTTCACGCTTAAAAACAAAGCGTTAACCCAGGTTGAACTTCAAGGAGATGATAAAGAATTTTATATAGCAAGAATAAAACCTACCGAAAAAGCTCAAACACTGGCATTAATAAGACTCAACAGGCTTCAAAATAAAATTGATTTACTTCATGTAAATATGAATAACGGAGAAGTAAAAGAAGTGCTCTCCGAAAAATATGACACTTACATAGATATTGATTTTATTGACGAGCTGTATTACCTAAAAGATGGAGAAAGGTTCATCTGGGCCAGCGAAAAATCAGGCTATAAGCACTTATACCTGTATAATACTGATGGAAAATTGATTAACCAAATCACGAATGGTGAATGGGAAGCTTTATCAATAGCAGGAGTTGAAGAAAAAGGGAAGAAAGCTACTATCTATTATACTTCAAATGAAGGTTCTCCACTAGAGAAATACTTCTACTCTGTGGGTATTAATGGTAAAGGCAAGCAAAAGCTTACTGAGCAACAAGGTGTGCATAACATTAATATGAGTAATGATCAGCAATATTATATAGATTATTACTCTAGTGCTACTGATCCTCTGAAAGTGACTTTGTACCAAACCAAAGGAAATAAAAAGATAAAAGTGCTGGAAGATAATGCAGCACTAAGCGAAACAGCAAAAGAATATAACCTTCAGGAAAAAGAGTTTTTCACCTTTAAAACAGTAGATGGAACAGAGCTAAATGGCTACATGCTTAAACCAGAAGGTTTTGATCCAAATAAGCAATATCCCATTCTTATCTATCAATACAGTGGGCCAGGTTCTCAAAATGTATTTAACTCATGGGGTGGCGGTCAATATTACTGGCACCAGATGTTAACTCAAAAAGGCTATATAGTAGCCGTGATTGATACACGAGGAACAGGTGGCCGTGGAGCTGATTTCAAAAAAATCACCTATAAACAACTAGGTAAATATGAGGTAGAAGATCATATAGAAGCAGCCAAATTTTTAGGTACGCAGACTTACATAGATGCCGATAGAATAGGTATTTGGGGCTGGAGTTATGGTGGTTATATGAGCTCATTAGCCATTTTAAAGGGGGCCGATGTATTTAAAGCGGCAATAGCTGTGGCACCGGTAACTAATTGGAGATTTTATGACACCATTTATACAGAAAGGTATATGGATACTCCACAAAATAATGCCTCTGGTTATGATGATAATTCTCCTACCACTTATGCAGATCAGCTTAAAGGCAACTTCCTGCTTATTCATGGTACAGGTGATGACAATGTGCATTTCCAGAACTCGGTGGCTCTGCAAAACGCATTGATACATCATGGAAAGCAGTTTGACTCATTTTACTATCCTGACAGAACACATGGTATTTATAAAGATAGCGCTCGCCCTCACTTATTTACTATGATGACTAACTGGATAATAGAAAACCTTTAA
- the rpmA gene encoding 50S ribosomal protein L27 has product MAHKKGAGSSKNGRESESKRLGVKIFGGQQAIAGNIIVRQRGTKHHPGKNVGIGKDHTLFALSDGIVTFKKGRNNRSFVSVEAQA; this is encoded by the coding sequence ATGGCACATAAAAAAGGAGCTGGTAGTTCTAAAAACGGTAGAGAGTCGGAAAGTAAACGACTAGGAGTAAAGATATTTGGAGGACAGCAAGCTATCGCTGGAAACATTATCGTGAGACAAAGAGGAACTAAGCATCACCCAGGTAAAAATGTAGGTATTGGAAAAGACCATACATTATTTGCTTTATCTGATGGTATAGTTACTTTCAAAAAAGGAAGAAACAACAGATCATTTGTATCTGTAGAAGCACAAGCGTAA
- a CDS encoding SusC/RagA family TonB-linked outer membrane protein, which produces MRKLLLFMSFFVFSLVTWAQEKTVSGKVTSAKDGTGMPGVNVIVKGTSNGTVTDVEGNYSLSAPEDATLVFSFVGLASKEEAIAGRSVIDVQMQEDVQQLGEVVVTALGIEREERSLGYSVQEVSGDAVSKAKEGSFISSLSGKVSGLNIKKSNSLGGSVNAVVRGSNSLTGNNQVLFVVDGIPISNSNLNTADQQTGGGGYDYGNAASDIDPESIASISVLKGATAAALYGSDAANGVVLITTKKGSKQKGIGVTLNHNTSFSVFDKKTFPKYQNSYGAGYSPGYGDTSDYFYDRDVNGDGQLDLLVPVGEDASFGAAYDPNLLVYTWESLYPELDTYMQPQPWVGAENGPDYIFETGVSNVTSLSFQGGNEKGSFRAGYTHDNRTGILPNSEITRDVIDFNASYNLSEKLSVDGKMSYFRTEGKGRYGTGYDGGNVVQGLRQWFQTNVDLKAQEQAYNQTGQNITWNPNSNTDVSPHYFNNPYFVLNENYETDRRNRFFGKFQVNYEITEWMKAMARFGVDSYSDLQEERMAVGSLAQPSYSKYHRTFEAYNSDFILQFNKNITDKFSFNGLLGVSIKNTRINSTRSSTNGGLVVDGVYALSNSVSALNPPTETDTHVRKFGYYGQATFGYNDLLYLDATLRVDKSSTLPEDNNTYLYPSVAGSFIFSELMDQSWLNMGKVRLGWAQVTSDAQPYSLLNTYQAATPYGSTPLYFIDDTANNPDLEPETTEELELGLEMSALDNRVRLDLSLYKKNTTNQILPVQVSKATGFNYRFVNAGEMENKGIEVSLFGAPVRTSDFEWGVNVNWSRNRNKVVSLFEGGENLLIYSAWSTAINARKGEAYGAITGSDYVYLNGKRVVGSDGKYLMSESTTEIIGNIQPDWNAGVNNTFSYKNLSFSFLIDIQHGGDIVNYDMGFGRATGLYEETAGLNELGNPVRDPVSEGGGVLLDGVTADGAVNTVRADASTYETPFGYYGGSVETGGYAPDASLVYDASYIKLREVTLNYRLPSSVISKTFLQDVTVGVYGRNLWIIDKNLPYGDPEFSASSGNSQGIQNGALPATKEYGFNVRVQF; this is translated from the coding sequence ATGAGGAAACTATTACTATTTATGAGTTTTTTCGTGTTCTCGCTGGTTACGTGGGCACAAGAAAAGACTGTTTCCGGGAAAGTGACGTCGGCTAAGGACGGAACAGGAATGCCCGGAGTAAACGTTATCGTAAAAGGTACATCCAATGGTACGGTAACGGATGTAGAAGGTAATTATAGCCTTTCTGCTCCAGAAGATGCTACTTTAGTATTTTCATTTGTAGGGTTAGCTTCAAAGGAAGAGGCTATAGCTGGAAGGTCTGTAATTGATGTGCAGATGCAGGAGGATGTTCAACAACTTGGAGAGGTTGTAGTAACAGCCTTAGGTATTGAGAGGGAGGAAAGATCTTTAGGGTATTCTGTTCAGGAAGTATCAGGAGATGCCGTTTCTAAAGCAAAAGAAGGAAGTTTTATTAGTTCTTTATCTGGTAAAGTTTCAGGACTTAATATTAAAAAAAGTAACTCTCTTGGAGGTTCTGTTAATGCTGTAGTTAGGGGATCTAACTCTTTGACTGGAAATAACCAAGTATTATTTGTTGTTGATGGTATTCCTATCAGTAACAGTAACTTAAATACTGCAGATCAGCAAACTGGAGGCGGTGGTTATGACTATGGTAATGCTGCTTCTGATATCGACCCAGAAAGTATCGCATCTATCTCAGTGTTAAAAGGTGCTACTGCTGCTGCTCTTTATGGATCTGATGCGGCAAACGGAGTTGTTTTGATCACAACGAAAAAGGGATCAAAGCAAAAAGGAATAGGAGTGACTTTAAATCATAATACTTCTTTTAGTGTTTTTGATAAAAAGACATTTCCTAAATATCAAAATAGCTATGGGGCGGGATATAGTCCTGGATATGGAGACACATCAGATTATTTTTATGATAGGGATGTAAATGGGGATGGGCAACTAGACCTTTTGGTGCCGGTTGGTGAAGATGCATCGTTTGGTGCTGCTTACGATCCTAACCTTTTAGTATACACATGGGAGTCATTATATCCAGAATTGGATACATACATGCAGCCTCAACCTTGGGTTGGTGCTGAAAATGGACCTGATTATATTTTTGAGACAGGAGTTTCAAATGTTACAAGTTTAAGTTTTCAAGGAGGTAATGAAAAGGGGTCATTTAGAGCGGGATACACTCATGACAATAGAACGGGAATTTTGCCAAATAGTGAGATAACCAGAGATGTTATTGATTTTAATGCGAGTTATAACTTATCTGAAAAATTATCAGTAGATGGTAAAATGTCTTATTTCCGCACGGAGGGTAAAGGTAGATATGGAACTGGGTACGATGGTGGTAACGTAGTACAAGGTTTAAGACAATGGTTTCAAACTAATGTAGATCTTAAAGCTCAAGAGCAGGCATATAACCAGACAGGACAAAATATAACTTGGAATCCCAATTCAAATACAGATGTGTCACCACATTACTTCAATAATCCATATTTTGTATTGAATGAGAATTATGAAACTGATAGAAGGAATAGGTTTTTTGGTAAATTTCAAGTAAACTACGAAATTACTGAATGGATGAAAGCTATGGCTAGATTTGGGGTGGATAGCTATAGTGATTTGCAAGAAGAGCGAATGGCTGTGGGAAGTTTAGCGCAACCAAGTTACTCTAAATATCATAGAACTTTTGAAGCTTACAACAGTGATTTTATTTTACAGTTTAATAAGAACATAACTGATAAGTTTTCTTTTAATGGCCTTTTAGGAGTTTCAATAAAAAATACTAGGATCAACAGTACAAGAAGTTCTACAAATGGAGGTCTAGTCGTTGATGGAGTATATGCTTTGAGCAATTCTGTAAGTGCGCTTAACCCTCCTACTGAAACAGATACACATGTCAGAAAATTTGGATATTACGGTCAGGCAACATTTGGGTATAATGATTTATTATATTTAGATGCCACATTAAGAGTAGATAAGTCATCTACATTACCTGAAGATAATAACACATACCTTTACCCATCAGTGGCAGGAAGTTTTATTTTTAGTGAGTTAATGGATCAATCTTGGTTAAACATGGGGAAAGTTCGATTAGGATGGGCCCAAGTAACAAGTGATGCACAACCTTATAGTTTGTTGAATACTTATCAGGCGGCAACTCCATATGGATCAACACCTCTATACTTTATAGATGATACTGCGAACAATCCAGATTTGGAACCTGAAACAACGGAAGAATTGGAATTGGGGTTAGAAATGAGTGCTCTTGATAATAGAGTAAGATTGGATTTGTCGTTATATAAAAAGAATACAACCAATCAAATTTTACCAGTTCAAGTATCTAAGGCAACAGGCTTTAACTATAGATTTGTAAATGCTGGTGAAATGGAAAATAAAGGTATTGAAGTTTCACTTTTTGGTGCTCCAGTAAGAACCTCAGATTTTGAATGGGGGGTTAATGTAAACTGGTCTCGAAACAGAAATAAAGTAGTTTCTTTATTTGAAGGTGGAGAAAACTTATTAATTTATTCAGCGTGGTCAACTGCAATTAATGCAAGAAAAGGCGAAGCTTATGGGGCTATAACAGGTTCTGATTATGTATACCTAAATGGTAAACGAGTGGTAGGTAGTGATGGTAAATACCTAATGTCAGAATCAACAACTGAGATAATTGGTAATATTCAGCCAGATTGGAATGCTGGAGTGAATAATACTTTCAGTTATAAGAATTTATCTTTCAGCTTCTTAATTGATATTCAGCATGGAGGTGACATAGTTAACTATGATATGGGTTTTGGTAGAGCTACAGGGCTTTATGAAGAGACAGCTGGTTTAAATGAGTTAGGTAACCCGGTAAGGGATCCTGTTAGTGAAGGAGGCGGTGTACTTCTAGATGGAGTTACAGCAGATGGGGCAGTGAATACGGTAAGAGCTGATGCAAGTACTTATGAGACGCCATTTGGATATTATGGAGGTTCAGTAGAAACGGGAGGTTATGCCCCTGATGCAAGCCTAGTATATGATGCTAGTTATATCAAACTTAGGGAGGTAACGTTAAATTATAGATTACCTTCAAGTGTAATTAGTAAGACATTTTTGCAAGACGTTACAGTTGGTGTTTATGGACGTAACCTATGGATAATAGATAAGAATCTTCCTTATGGAGATCCAGAGTTTAGTGCTAGTTCTGGTAATAGTCAAGGTATCCAGAACGGAGCTTTACCTGCTACTAAAGAGTATGGATTTAATGTAAGAGTACAATTTTAA
- a CDS encoding ribonucleoside-diphosphate reductase small subunit, producing the protein MSDNTNAIEEPILKENKNRFVLFPIQHDDIWEFYKKSEASFWTAEEIDLGQDLKDWNNLNDGERHFISHVLAFFAASDGIVNENLAENFVAEVQYTEAKFFYGFQIAVENIHSETYSLLIDTYIKDAKEKDRLFNAIDTMDCVKLKADWALRWIDKGSFAERLVAFAAVEGIFFSGSFCSIFWLKKRGLMPGLSFSNELISRDEGLHCDFACLIYNNHLVNKLPKSTVKEIIKDAVSIEKDFVTDALPVSLIGMNADLMCQYIEFVADRLLQELTGEKIYGATNPFDFMEMISLQGKTNFFEKRVGDYQKAGVMKKNDDSSPKFSLDEDF; encoded by the coding sequence ATGAGTGACAACACAAACGCCATTGAAGAACCTATATTAAAAGAGAACAAAAACAGATTTGTATTATTCCCTATACAGCATGATGATATCTGGGAGTTTTACAAAAAATCAGAAGCCAGCTTTTGGACAGCAGAAGAAATAGATTTAGGGCAGGACCTAAAAGACTGGAACAACCTGAACGATGGTGAACGTCACTTTATATCTCATGTACTTGCCTTTTTTGCAGCCAGTGATGGTATTGTAAATGAAAACCTGGCAGAAAACTTTGTGGCAGAAGTACAATATACTGAAGCTAAATTTTTCTATGGTTTCCAGATAGCCGTTGAAAACATTCACTCTGAAACTTATTCTTTATTAATAGACACTTATATTAAAGATGCTAAAGAAAAAGACAGGCTCTTCAATGCTATTGATACTATGGACTGCGTGAAGTTGAAAGCTGACTGGGCTCTGAGATGGATCGATAAAGGAAGTTTTGCAGAAAGACTAGTGGCATTTGCAGCAGTAGAAGGAATTTTCTTCTCAGGTAGTTTCTGTTCTATCTTCTGGTTAAAGAAAAGAGGTCTAATGCCAGGACTAAGTTTCTCTAATGAGCTTATCTCCAGAGATGAAGGTCTGCACTGTGATTTTGCTTGCTTAATTTATAATAACCACCTTGTAAACAAGTTGCCAAAAAGCACTGTTAAGGAAATCATTAAAGATGCCGTTTCTATTGAAAAAGATTTCGTTACTGATGCTCTTCCTGTATCTCTGATAGGTATGAATGCTGATTTGATGTGCCAATACATCGAGTTTGTTGCAGACAGACTATTACAAGAGCTTACTGGAGAAAAAATCTATGGCGCAACCAATCCATTCGATTTTATGGAAATGATTTCTTTACAAGGTAAAACAAATTTCTTCGAGAAAAGAGTAGGAGATTACCAAAAAGCCGGTGTGATGAAGAAAAATGATGATTCTTCTCCTAAGTTTTCTCTTGACGAAGATTTTTAA
- a CDS encoding SusD/RagB family nutrient-binding outer membrane lipoprotein, whose product MKRFNYIICLLALVFAMQACDDDLTDLNVDPKNAQEIDAAPLFTYGQYNIAKQFVDIDYNANVSLIWANYFTQTTYIQESGYDAANRNVGGTIWDNIYTEGLYELARAKEILRSEEDLGEPFTSQHNNRLAMVKIMEVFAYQYLVDNFGYIPFREALDLNNITPVYESGETVYTAIADSLSSAISLISTDQTGFEADEDLIYEGDMTKWLKFAASLQLKIGLRVADINPTWSSELVTAAVNTGVFASNDDNTQIHFTGTQPYVNPIYDYFEIDSRASDFVVTQNFIDLLNDFNDPRSDVYFDDNVTPYEGGDYGVTGNAYEELTHPTESIVDASYAGTLMDYASVQFGLAEAVERGIITDGSAADYYAAGIRASFSYWGLSESQAADYLSQSSVNYATAEGTWREKIGNQKYIAFYGQGHEAWTEARRLDYPVLAVAPSSGLENPKRIIYPTEERLINVASYNAAISAMGADNTTTSIFWDVN is encoded by the coding sequence ATGAAAAGATTTAATTATATAATATGTCTGTTAGCTTTAGTTTTTGCTATGCAGGCTTGTGATGATGATTTGACGGATCTTAATGTTGATCCAAAGAATGCACAAGAAATTGATGCTGCCCCTCTTTTTACTTACGGTCAGTATAATATTGCAAAACAATTTGTTGATATTGACTATAATGCTAATGTTTCTCTTATATGGGCTAACTACTTTACTCAGACAACCTACATACAAGAGTCTGGCTATGATGCAGCAAACCGCAATGTAGGAGGAACAATATGGGATAATATATATACGGAAGGTTTATATGAGTTGGCAAGGGCTAAGGAGATTTTAAGATCAGAGGAAGATTTGGGAGAGCCATTCACAAGTCAACATAATAATAGATTGGCTATGGTGAAAATCATGGAAGTATTTGCTTATCAATATTTGGTAGATAACTTCGGATACATACCTTTTAGAGAAGCATTAGATTTGAATAATATTACGCCAGTTTATGAGAGTGGTGAGACAGTATATACAGCTATTGCTGATAGCTTGTCTTCTGCTATTTCTTTAATAAGTACTGATCAGACAGGATTTGAAGCGGATGAAGATTTAATATATGAAGGAGATATGACCAAATGGTTGAAATTTGCTGCTTCATTACAGTTGAAGATTGGATTAAGAGTAGCTGATATAAACCCTACTTGGTCATCTGAACTTGTTACTGCAGCTGTTAATACAGGCGTATTTGCTTCAAATGATGATAATACGCAAATTCATTTTACTGGAACACAACCATATGTTAACCCGATTTATGATTATTTTGAAATAGACAGTAGAGCTAGTGATTTTGTGGTTACACAAAATTTCATTGACTTATTAAACGATTTCAATGATCCTAGAAGTGATGTTTATTTTGATGATAATGTTACACCTTATGAAGGAGGTGATTATGGAGTCACTGGTAACGCATACGAAGAATTAACGCATCCAACTGAATCAATAGTTGATGCCTCTTATGCAGGGACATTGATGGATTATGCTTCCGTTCAATTTGGATTGGCAGAAGCAGTGGAGAGAGGTATAATTACTGACGGTTCAGCGGCAGATTATTATGCTGCTGGTATAAGGGCTTCTTTTAGTTACTGGGGGCTCTCTGAGAGTCAAGCTGCTGATTATTTGTCTCAAAGTAGTGTGAACTATGCAACAGCTGAAGGAACTTGGAGAGAAAAGATAGGTAATCAAAAGTATATTGCTTTTTATGGACAAGGCCATGAAGCTTGGACAGAGGCAAGAAGATTGGATTATCCTGTATTGGCAGTTGCTCCTTCTAGTGGATTAGAGAATCCTAAAAGAATTATTTATCCAACAGAAGAGAGGTTAATTAATGTGGCTAGCTATAATGCAGCTATTTCAGCAATGGGTGCAGATAATACAACAACAAGTATTTTCTGGGATGTAAATTAA